In one Saimiri boliviensis isolate mSaiBol1 chromosome 19, mSaiBol1.pri, whole genome shotgun sequence genomic region, the following are encoded:
- the ETV3L gene encoding ETS translocation variant 3-like protein: protein MHCSCLAEGVRATPGSWISGLAFPDWAYKAESSPGSRQIQLWHFILELLQKEEFRHVIAWQQGEYGEFVIKDPDEVARLWGRRKCKPQMNYDKLSRALRYYYNKRILHKTKGKRFTYKFNFSKLIVVNYPLWGVRAPPSPHLLLGVPALCRPALVPVGVQSELLHSMLFTHRAMVEQLVQQQTPWGPPESSGVKKGSSSSVHRLGSAPGPCQLGPCCHLGSVQGELPGVASFTPPLLPPLTSDWTCLSGPFLPPVPSEQQLPGVFKPGTLLPGPRSLPGTWHFPGHPLLAGLGQGAGERLQPLSLRPEGLEVKPAPMMGAKECLDPREGFCPETRRLKSREENLPSPNLENLKAVWPLDPP from the exons ATGCACTGCAGCTGCTTGGCTGAGGGCGTCCGGGCCACCCCTGGCAGCTGGATCTCAG gctTGGCCTTCCCTGACTGGGCCTACAAAGCCGAGTCGTCCCCAGGCTCCCGGCAGATCCAGCTGTGGCACTTCATCCTGGAGCTGCTGCAGAAGGAAGAGTTCCGCCATGTCATCGCCTGGCAGCAGGGAGAGTACGGGGAATTTGTCATCAAGGATCCAGATGAGGTGGCCCGCCTCTGGGGCCGCAGGAAATGCAAACCACAGATGAATTATGACAAGCTCAGCCGGGCCCTCAG ATATTACTACAATAAGAGGATCCTGCATAAGACCAAAGGCAAAAGGTTCACGTACAAGTTCAACTTCAGCAAGCTCATCGTAGTCAACTATCCTCTGTGGGGAGTGCGGGCGCCGCCTTCCCCCCACTTGCTGCTGGGGGTCCCTGCCCTGTGTCGGCCAGCGCTGGTGCCCGTGGGTGTGCAGAGCGAG CTCCTGCACAGCATGCTGTTCACCCATCGGGCCATGGTGGAGCAGCTGGTGCAACAGCAGACCCCCTGGGGGCCACCAGAGTCCTCTGGGGTTAAGAAGGGGAGCAGCAGCAGCGTCCACC gaCTTGGCTCTGCCCCAGGCCCCTGCCAGCTGGGCCCTTGCTGCCATTTGGGGAGCGTCCAAGGCGAGCTGCCTGGAGTTGCCTCCTTcacccctcccctcctgccccctctCACCTCCGACTGGACCTGCCTCTCGGGGCCCTTCTTGCCTCCTGTTCCATCAGAGCAGCAGCTCCCAGGGGTCTTCAAGCCAGGCACCCTGCTCCCAGGACCTAGGAGCCTCCCAGGGACCTGGCATTTCCCAGGGCATCCTCTCTTGGCCGGGCTGGGACAGGGTGCGGGTGAGAGGCTTCAGCCCTTGTCCCTCAGGCCCGAGGGGCTGGAGGTAAAGCCTGCTCCCATGATGGGGGCAAAGGAGTGCCTGGATCCCAGGGAGGGCTTCTGCCCAGAGACCCGCAGACTCAAAAGCAGGGAGGAaaacctcccctcccccaacctggAGAACCTCAAAGCAGTGTGGCCCTTGGATCCTCCTTAA